The Nicotiana tabacum cultivar K326 chromosome 14, ASM71507v2, whole genome shotgun sequence genome contains a region encoding:
- the LOC142169080 gene encoding uncharacterized protein LOC142169080 yields MRTSSRCLMKIDLRKAYDIVSWDFIEEALIGYGYLISFIELIMVCIKSTKFSVKVNRVGYGYFEGKRVLRQGDSISPLLFVLVKFHPMCKNLKLSHLIFVDDLMIFCKGDIQSI; encoded by the coding sequence ATGAGGACTTCATcaaggtgtttgatgaagattgacttgagaaaAGCATATGATATTGTTAGCTGGGACTTCATTGAGGAAGCTCTGATTGGATATGGTTATCTTATCTCATTTATCGAGTTGATCATGGTGTGCATCAAATCCACAAAATTCTCAGTGAAAGTAAATAGAGTAGGGTATGGATACTTTGAAGGAAAGAGAGTGCTGAGACAGGGAGATTCAATCTCACCACTGCTCTTTGTACTTGTCAAATTTCATCCAATGTGCAAGAATTTAAAGTTGTCACATTTAATATTTGTAGATGATCTAATGATCTTTTGCAAAGGAGATATACAATCAATTTAA